Genomic DNA from Methanosarcina sp. MTP4:
TTTTTCTGCAAATCCCGGAGAATAAAGGCCCTGCGGTAAAAAGTTATGCCTTTTTCGTGCCAGGCAGCAGCATTTTCAGGTTCCAGGGTTATTACCTCGTCAAAGGCTTCGAGAGCTTCATCGAATATTCCCAGTTTGGAAAAAGCAAGACCTTTGTGATACCATGCAGCGGCGTTTTCGGGGTCAAGTTTGAGCACCTCTTCAAAAGCCTTCGCAGCAGCGTCATAGTTTTTGACCTTTAGAAGGGCGAGCCCCTTTGAACTCCAGGCTCCGGTATACCTCGCCCAGGCCTCGGCATATTTTTGCTCGAGATCAATGGTTTTTTCAAATGATTTTATGGCATCATCATAAATTTCAAGTTCGTGAAGAGCAAGCCCCCTGCCATTCCAGGCAAAGGTATCTTCGGGGTCGAGGTCCAGAGCCTCGTCAAAAGCTTTCACAGCACCTTCATGTCTTCCAAGAGCCGATAGGGCCATACCTTTGTTGACCCATGCCGAAACCGATTTCCGGTCATTTTTTACTGCATTTTCAAAAGTGTCCAGGGCCTCACCATATCTGCTCAGCCCGTAAAAGGCAAGCCCTTTACTATTCCACGCATGCGTATATTCCGGGTAAATTTCAACTACCCGGTCGAAAGCTTCCCGTGACTGCTTAAACTTCCTAAGTTCCTCAAGAGCCAGACCCTTGTAATACCATAAGGAAGCATCTGCAGGGGTATTGCCAAGATCTTTTTCAAAGATATCAATTACCTTTTCAAAGGCTGTGAGGGCTTCTTCATATCTCTCAAGTTTTTGAAGCAAAAAACCCTTTTTACAGTACCATCCAAGAGCAAAATCAGGTTTATTTTCAAGTTCTTTTTCGAGCTTCCCTATTGCTTTTTCAAAATTCCCAAGTTCAAGAAATGCAAGTCCCTTGTAATAGAGGGCTTCCCTGTAATCCGGTTTGAGATCCAGTACCCTATCAAAATCTGCTATTGCCTCATTATATTCTCCCAGATGGAAATGTGCAAGCCCCCTGTAAAACCAGGATTCCTCATCCTTAGAATGAATCCCCATATAAATTTCAAAAGACTCCACTGCCTTTTTGAAATTTGATTTGGCTTCATTGAATTTTCCAAAATCAAGTAACGAAAGCCCTAAAAGGCAAAACGATTTAGCAGACAGCAGGTGCATAAAAACCTCACAAATAATAATTGACCCCGGTTGAGTGATATATAATAACGAAAATATAAAAGGAATTAGAAAAAATAGTTCCTGATTTCAGATCTGCCGCATTATAAACCATAAAGTAAAGAACTCCTCTCAACCCGGGTTTTCAATGGATATACAGGCGTGAAAGCCCGGATCGCAGTGCTTCCCGGAAAACAGATGACCTGTTTGACCTGTTTGACCTGTTTGACGTGCTTGACCTGCTAGAAGCTACCCTGGCTTTTACTTCGTTTTCATAGAAGGTTCTCAGTTGTTCCTGCTTTATTAGAATGGAATCAATGGAATTAAAAAATCAATGGAATCAATGGAATTAAAAAATCAAAAAATCAAAAAAGAGGTAAAAATAGCTCGGAATCGACAAGCTTTAAGCCTTAAACTTTAAGCCTCCACCTTCCACTTCTTCATCTGTTCTTCCCTCCACTGCTCGATCGCTCTCCAGATGGGCAGAGGATCTATGCCGTGAACTTTGATATACTCCTCCCGTGTGTACTCATGCATACTGCCGTCCACAAAATGCAACGTAGCCTGGTCCGCCTGCAGCCTCGCACCTGCCGGTATTGCCGAAGGATTTACGCAGACCTCTGCACAGTAGCGCCACCCGTCTCCACCTGTTGATTCTATCCTGAACGGCTTTCCGCAGTTAGGACAGACTCCGATCATTGACTCTTCTTCCTGTTTATCCATAATTTTCCCCCAGTATGGCTGAAAAAACGTCAGCTTAAATTGATATTGTGCAGGATAATACATAACAGTATTTTTATAAATTTATTTTAATGCATTGTCGAATCTTTTTTAGCAAATCCTCAAAAGCTTCCCATAGGGATGATGCTGACAAAAAAATTCATGCCAAACCAGACATTCTCGTGAAAAATCTCATACTGGTAAGAGTTATTGGCAAAGATCATTGGAAAGTGCCAGAGTGACCAGAGTATGCTGAAAATCAGCGATGCCTTAAAATTCTCGAAAATAACTCCGTTCTGAAAAAAATGACAACTTCTTTATACGTTGACATTTTATAAACTATAATAGGGTTGGTGGCATAGCTTTGCGAAGTTGTAGACCTTATAACCTGGTGATCGTTTTTATCTTATTAGCTGCCCAGTTCTACCCGGCAGCCGCATCAAGTAGCCAGGAATCAGTTCAAGAACCTTCTTACATTTCGACAGGTACTGCTGCTACTCTGGCAATGGTATCTCAACTTAGTGTTCAGAACCAGGTCAACACCGATCTGGACGTGGTCGGACTTATAGGCGTTTCCGAGAACAAAACAGATACAGATAGTGACGGGCTGCCCGATTCTGTTGAAGCTGTTCTCGGAACTGATTTTAATAACACAGATTCTGATTTTGACATGCTTGACGACTATAATGAATCGGTTTTCTATGGGTCAGACCCGCTTGAACCGGATTCAAATCATGACGGGCTGTCGGATTACTTTGAAGTTACAGACGTCGACTCCCTTGATGCTGATGGGGACGGTTTTTCAAATGTATGGGACCTTGACAACGATGACGACGGAGTGGCGGACTCAATAGACCTGTCCCCATACTCCCATTCCGGTTTTAATGACAGTTTCTTTTTTGATATAAGAACAAATGGAAACCCGACATATCTCACGTTCCAGATAAAGCCTCAGAATCCTGACAATTTGAAGTTAGCATTACAGGATTGGGACTGGCCGTACGATGACAAAGGCCAGATGAAGGACCTGGATCATTCAACTGATGATCTCAAGTTCATTCCCATGCTTGAATTAAAATCAAACGTGATCCCTGAGCAGTCTGACCTGCTGGAATATGGTATTGCGGTTTCCTCTGACAGCCTGTACATTCCCCTGACAGTCGTAGAGGACTATGGTGCCAACGTTGCTTTTGGAGGCAGGATGTTCTTCCCGGCATCAGATCCTTTAGATGTTTCAATTAATGCGAGCCTTATCTGGTTGGTGCAGGGAAAGACCGATAATGAGACCGCAGGGGGGATAGAATCCGAAACAGTCACTCTTGCCAAATACAACGAAGGGTGTATGCTCACAGGCTTTGAGGTTGAGGAGAACTATGGTACTGACGTTGGTATGTTCTACGGCGACAGTGTGAACCAGACATTGCTGGCAGGCTTTTTAATGGCTTTTTCATATCTCAGGGACGACCAGACAACGTTATACAATATGCCTGCCGAGCTTGTGGGTGCGAATCTGACCGTAAATTCCGAGATCGAATCGGTCTCGCACCGGGATGTGGCAGTGTTTAACACTACATCAGGAATGAAAGAACAGGCACTCAGTTCATTACCTGAAAACAGGATACTGCCATTACTTGCCGCTTATCAATTCAACTTTACCAGTAAGGATATCGATGACCTTGTTTCCGGCGGCGTGTGCGTCAACGGAAAAGCATTTGATTTCGACCTGACGGCGTCCCCGGCTCCTGCCATTACCATGAAAACAATCAAGATGAGCTGGTATGACACCAGCACAAACGAAAGTGTTGACATGGAATCCTTTTTGCCTGAAGTGGAAAATTGGGGACAGGGAAGCGGGCTTGATGAAAACACAATTACTTCCATGATGGGCATGGCGCTTGTATGGAATATAGGTGAATCAGTTGTAACCAGGCTAAACGGGGCAGGTACCATTTTCCAAGATGCAATGGAAGTGAAATCTCAAATTAAAGAATATGGCTTCAGGTATCTTACGCCCACATTAAAGCTCGGCATTTTTGGGGTATATCTGTTCACCTCGATCAAGCTGGTCGGATTCGGAAAAGCCCTATGGGGTGCTATCAAAGTAACGCTTGGAGCAAGTGTAAAAGCAGCTTCACAGGCAGCCACTAAAACAATAGAAGCCCTGAAAGTCGCAGGTAAGGTCGTTACTTTTGCAGCACTTGTACTTGAAGCCGCGTTTGCAATTGTCGGTTTCATAGCATTATTGGACAACGGTACATCCTTTCAGGCAACCGTTTATCTTACTGCGATGACCATCTATCTTGTAATCCTTACAGTTCTTTTACTGGCAGGACCCATAGGTGAGGTGATTGCTGCTATAATAATGATAGCTGATGCCATAGCCAGCATATTCGGATATGCTTTTTCAGATTTTATCGGCTGGCTTGTGAGCCTTTTCCATAAGACATACCAGGATACCACCGTTGAACTTAATGTAATAAGCACCTCGATAGACATTCATGATGAAAAAGAGAACGGCCTGAATGTGGGAGACACTATCAGCTTCAGCAGCCTGATAAACGGGACCGTATCGAAAACCTCACATGGTACCTGGAATGATGTTCTGGAAAGCTACGTAGTTCCACACTATGCAATTAAGGTATGGTATCTGCCATCACAAGCCTGGTCATCTCCTGTGGGCAGTTATACCAGGAAAATATCATATTTTGAATATCCCGACCATAAAAACACAACATACGATACCGGAGCATGGATAAAACCCAATGTGGGTGCGGTCAACTTCCCGATACCCATCCGATTATTGGCAGATTATAAAATAATCTATACTGAGAAAAAATTAGAATGGTTTACATGGCATTCTTATCGAAAGAGTTCCGAAGGCACCTCAGCAACGGACCTCGATACAATATATTTCGACATACTTCCCGAAAGTATCAACGATTTTGCAAATTGGTATCCAATTTCCCCCCTGGACAAAGATGGGGACGGAATTTGCAACAGTGAAGACCCTTACCCCTGGAGCTGGGATCGCGATGGGGATGGGTTGAGTGACAAATTTGAACTGGACATTGGAACCGACCCTGGAAATTCTGACATGGATGGGGACGGGTTGAATGATAGAATAGAACTTATCCACGGTACGAACCTGACAGAATGGGATACTGACGGGGACAACCTATCGGATTACAAAGAAATAAACGGTTGGTCGATATCCTTCAACTACAGCAACCGGACGTTCAACATGTCCGTCCACTCCGATCCTCTGGTGCAGGATACTGATGGGGACGGCGTGGATGACCAGATGGAATACTGGAGTTCCCTCAATCCCGGATCAAAGGACACTGACGGTGATGGGGTTATTGATGTGCCAAAACCCGGATACATAACTTATGTTCATTTTGAAAAAAAATGGGGTCGTTATGGTTCAGGAGATGGACAATTTAATGAACCAATTGCAGTTGCAGTTGATTCCGAGGGGTTCGTATATGTTGCCGACGTTTATAACCACCGCATCCAGAAGTTCGATTCCAATGGGAACTTCATCACTAAATGGGGACGGCACGGATCGGGAAACGGAGAGTTTAGAACAATAGGTGACATGGTGGTTGATGCAAATCGCGGCTATGTTTATGTGAGTGATGTTTACTGGTATGATCCGCCATATGAACGCATTCAAAAGTTTACAACAAACGGAAACTTCGTAACATCATGGTATTGTAACTATTCTTATGCTTTAGCCGTTGATTCGGACGGTTATGTTTATGCTCCCTCCGTGTTGGAAGTTAACGGCTCAGCTCTCAAATGTATTCAAAAGTTCGATCCCAGTGGAAGCCTCATCACAACATCCTGGTTCGAAAGTGATGAGGTCATTCTTAATGGCATTACTGCACTGACTGTTGATTTAGATGGAAATGTCTATGTGACAGATGGGGCAGATCATGTCAATCACGGGATTTATAAGTTCGATTCCAATGGAACTTTCATTTTGAAATGGGAAAGTGAAGGTTATCCAGACAGGCTTTTTTTATGGCCTGAAGGTATGACGGTAGACAAAAAGGGATTTGTATACATTGCCAACACAGCTGACAACCATATTCAGAAGTTCGACTCCACCGGCTGGTTCATCACCAGATGGGGCAGCGAAGGTGAAAATGATGGCGAGTTTAAATACCCATCGGGAATAGCGGTTGACGCAAATGAATATGTCTATGTCAGTGAAGGAGCTGGATATGGTGGATCTGGCAATGAGCCCGGAAACCGTATCCAGAAATTCTCCCAGATAACAGAACTTCAAGTGCCCGGCACTTCCAATCTTACCGATACCGATGGTGACGGGCTGATGGACATAAACGAGACCAATGGCTGGAATGTGACCTTCACAAACCTAACCGGCACTTTCACGGTTCATGTCAGCAGCGAACCCTTTGCAAATGACACGGATTTCGAGGGACTTGCAGACCTTGATGAATACAATATTCCTTCAAACCCCGGGGATCTGGATACCGACGATGATGGGCTTAATGATTTTGTAGAGATGATGCTGGGAACGAACATCACCCACTTTGATACGGACGGGGATGGGCTTGATGACGGGACCGAGCTAACTTTTGGCAGCGACCCTGCAAAAGCGGATAGCGACGGGGATGGCCTTTCTGACCTTGATGAGTTCAATTACCTATCCAACCCGAGAAATAAAGACACTGACGGCGACGGGCTGAACGATTCCGAGGAGGCAGACTTCAATTCAAGCCTGAAAAACCCGGATTCTGATGGGGATTTGATGTTTGACGGGGAGGAGAAAAATAATAGTGCAGATCCCTGGGACCCGGATTCTGACGGCGACGGCTTACAGGACGGCTATGAACTGTTTTATAATACCAGTGCAGTGAACAACGATACCGATAAAGACGGGGTTTTTGACGGAGAGGAAGTTGAGAACAGGATGGACCCATCAAACAATGACACCGATGGGGACGGACTGGATGACTTCAGGGAACTCAGCAACGGCACAAATCCACTGGACAGTGATACGTACGGAAACGGCTTGAACGATTCCGAAGACCCCTACTCCTTTGCACCTAATGTGGACAGGATCTGGGCGGCATATGACCCTGATGATGACACGGTGCAGCTTATTGAAAACCTTGAAAAATACACCAACGTCACTGTATTCAAGCCGGAGGAAATAGGGAATTATTCCGGCAAGCAATGTATTCTGCTTATCGGAAGACCCGGACAGGAAAATAACACTGCCGGTAACATAACCCGGAGCATCCTGAACGCCTCTTCACCGGATGCCCTTGCCAGAATGCAGGAATCCGATTATGAAAGGTTCTATGTTGACCACGACCTATGGAACACAACCCAGACAGTTGTCATGCTTTCACACCCGTATCCATCGGACCATTTCAGAGTGCTGGAAATGTTCAAGACCCTTTCCCAGGAAATAGAATATCCGGATCTTGTAAGCGATTTCAAAGCAGATGCCATAGCCGAGATGGGGTCATTCGTCAGGGTCGAACTGAAAAACCCCGTGAAACCGACAATAGAAATGAAACCCTATGATGAAACAAACGTCCCTCATAGCCTTACGTACACTTTATCCGGAAATGAAAAAGCTGTGAAATACCTTGACATAAATGTCAGTGAAAACGTCATCAACGAAAGCTCCAATAACATCAGGCAGGCTATCATAGTTATTTACTATACTGCCGAAGACCTTGACAGGACCGGGGATGGGGATGCGAATGACCCGGGGGATATCGATGAGAAATCCATAGGCATTTCCTGGTTCAATGAATCATCAGGAGAATGGGAGAAACTGTCAACTGATATGGACTGGGTAAACGATCTTGGGGTAAATACCACAAATGATGTCATTTACGGCAGGGAATACGAGGGGTCTGTCTGGGCAAACGTCTCTCATCTCAGCCTCTACGGGCTTTCCGGTAATGAAATAAAGCAGCCTCCGGTCGATCCTGCACCCCATGACGGACACCGCAGAATCCCGTTAATCACGGATGAAGAAAGCCAAGATGAGAATATCACGCTTGAAGATCAGGAACCCTTACAAGGTCCGGAAAACCTTGCTAACGAAACTGCAGGGACAGCAGAAACAGGTACACTCCCTGAAATATGGTTCTATCTGGCAGCAGCCATGATAATCTTACTGACGGGCCTGGGAGCTGCATATGTATTAAGAAAAAAAATGTGAATAAAGAAAGGGAAAGTGAACGAAGGAGAACGTGAACGAAGAGAAAGAATGTAAACAAAGAAAGGGAACGTGAACGAAGAGAGAACGTGAATAAAAAGAGATTGTGAACGAAGAGAGAGAATGTGAACATGAGAAAAATTACGCAAAACGGTCTTTCAGGCAGATTCACGATAACTCTTGTAATAATAATCCTTATCTCTGCTTTTTTGATTTATTCGTATTCTAATGGACAGGTTAAAAATGAGGAGGATTTGATATCCAAAACCTCCGATGCTTTAGAAAAAACCAGATTTTATCGCTTTGAGATGTACTCCAACCTTTCAATGATGAATGAGAATTTCCAGGTCATAAATTCGGAAGGGCAGGTTGACGTATTTAAGAACAAAATGTACCAGACGATGACCCTCCAAAACCACTCTATCGAGATAATTGTCATCGATGACCAGGCATACTACCGTGAAAACAAAGGTCTATGGCAGACTAAAAAGCTGGAAGATACCGAAGAATTAAATGCGATATTATCCGAACAACAGCTGATATTATCCAGTGCTGAAAATTCGACCATGTCCAGAGAAGAGGATGTCTGGCTGCTTGAGGTCATTCCGGAACAGGAAAATGTGCTTGAGCAAATGCAATCCATGGGAGTCGATACTTCAGGAATTGAGCTGAAAAGCTTTGTTACAAGATACTGGATAGAAGCGGACACATATCATATAATTGAGATCGAGAGTGTCACAAACGCTGAAATGAATATCATGGGACTCAAGACCCCTGTAGAAATGAAGAACACTATTCTTTTGAGCGATTATAATAAAAAAGTATCAATTGAAGCACCTGTCACTTAAAGTAAGAGCCTTCATGCACCTTGCTCAGGAATTCCGTCTTGTTCCCTGCTGTATTTGTAGTCATGAACCATTTTTCCTCCAGTTTATTCTATATCAAAAGGCAGCATTTGACCCAGTACATCCCACAAAGCAAACGCAATGGCAGGATAGGAGATGTTTTTTGCAGCAAATAAACTGAAAACTCCGTAACATTTTAGCCTCGAATATAACTCAGCGAATATAACTCAGTTCTGAAAAAAATGACAACTCTTTTATACATTGACATTTTGTAAACTATAATAGGGTTGGTGATATAGATTTGCGTAGTTGTAGACCTTATAACCTGGTGATCATTCTTATTTTATTGGCTGCCCAGTTCTACCCGGCAGCCGCATCAAGCAGCCAGGAATCAGTTCAAGAACCTTCTTACATTTCAAAAGGTACTGTTGCTGCTCTGGCAATGGTATCTCAACTTAGTGTTCAGAACCAGGTCAACACCGATCTGGACGTGGTCGGACTTATAGGCGCTTCCGAGAACAAAACAGATACTGATGGCGACGGACTGCCCGATTCTGTTGAAGCTGTTCTCGGAACTGATTTTAATAACACAGATTCTGATTTTGACAGGCTGGACGACTACAATGAATCGGTTTTCTATAGGTCAGACCCGCTTGAACCGGATTCAAATCATGACGGGCTATCGGATTACTTTGAAGTGATGGATGTTTACTCCCTTGATGTCGATGGGGATGGTTACCCAAACATCTGGGATTTTGATAATGATGGCGATTGCGTTGAAGATAACATCGATTCATCCCCTTTTGCTCTTTCTGCAGCCAGAGAAAGCTTCAATTTTAATCTTAAAACAAATGGAAATCCCACCTATGTAGACTTCCAGTTGCTCCCACAAAATCCTAATAATGTGAACATAGCTTTGCAAAAATGGGACTGGCCGTATGACAATAAAAGTACGATGCAGGACCTGGATAATTCCGAAGATGATGTGCAAGTTATCCCCATGCTTGAACTCACAATGAGTTCTGTTCCTGATCAAGCAGATGTGAAGGATTATGGGATTGGAATCTTTTCGAATACTGCGTATGTACCTCTTGTTCAGGTTCAAGGGCTTGGAGCAAATGTTGCCCTGGCCGGTAAGATGTTCTTTCCTGAATCTGAACCCCTTGACAGTCAGGTAAATGCGAGTCTTATCTGGCTGGTGATGGCAAAGACCGATTCTATGGAAAATGGAACTGTAATATCCGAAAACACAACCCTGATAAAATACCAGGAAAACTTCACGCTCACTGGATTTAGTATTGAGGAAAGTTATGGCAGTGATATCGGCCTTTTCTACAGTGATGAAATAAACCAGACAATTGCAGCTAACTTTGTAATGGCATATTCGTTTTTAAGAAATAATCAGACCACTGTATATGATATGCCCTCTAAACTTGCCGAGCATAACGTGAGTGTGTCCTCTACAATTAATAGCTCATCTCATCGTGATAAGGCATTATTGAATGTTACTACCAGGATGACCCCGGGAGTTTTGAATTCGCTTCCAGAGGACATGGTTCTTCCAGTCATTTCCGCAATTGAAAGTAATTTCGCAAAAAAAGATCTGTCAGAGCTTGATTCAAGCTCTTACATGGTGGGAAATGGGCTTTCCATTAACCTAAGGAGTGAGCCTGTAATAACCCTTAAAACCTTGAAAACAAGCTGGTATAATACTACTGATCAAAAACCCCTTGTAATCGATTCAATTTTACCAGTCATCAGGGATTGGGGGCAACTAATGAATCTGGATGATAATTCCCTTGCATCCATGATGGTTCTGGTAATAGCATGGAATATAGGTGAATCAACAGTAACAAGAATCGGGAACGATAGTACTAGTTTTGTGAATGAAGTCCTGGATGTGCTAGAGGTAATTGAAACAGGGATTGGGGGTTATCTTTTATCGTATTCTTCTTTGATTGATGTAATAAGTATCGCTACAGAAGGTACATATCGAGTTTTTTTTGCATTAAATTATGTAGGTGAATTTATTCAGGGCGTATTAGGCCTTGTCATGTACACATCCAAAATTGTAGATAAAGTTGTGGATGTTATCAGCACTGTGGCTAAATTTGCAGAAGGATTGGGGAAGGTTCTTGGTATAATAGGTGCGATCACGCTGGTAGTAGGATTCGTTTTTGATATAGGTTTTGCAATATGGGGTTTCTTTAAAATTGCAATGAGTGAGGGATGGTCATCAACCGGCACTTTCCAGGGAGCTGTTTATGCTACTATTATGGGTGTATATGCAATCAGTCTTTTTGTCATTGGAGTAATTTTGCTGGCAGTGGCATTAATTCCTTATGTGGGTTGGATA
This window encodes:
- a CDS encoding 6-bladed beta-propeller, producing MRSCRPYNLVIVFILLAAQFYPAAASSSQESVQEPSYISTGTAATLAMVSQLSVQNQVNTDLDVVGLIGVSENKTDTDSDGLPDSVEAVLGTDFNNTDSDFDMLDDYNESVFYGSDPLEPDSNHDGLSDYFEVTDVDSLDADGDGFSNVWDLDNDDDGVADSIDLSPYSHSGFNDSFFFDIRTNGNPTYLTFQIKPQNPDNLKLALQDWDWPYDDKGQMKDLDHSTDDLKFIPMLELKSNVIPEQSDLLEYGIAVSSDSLYIPLTVVEDYGANVAFGGRMFFPASDPLDVSINASLIWLVQGKTDNETAGGIESETVTLAKYNEGCMLTGFEVEENYGTDVGMFYGDSVNQTLLAGFLMAFSYLRDDQTTLYNMPAELVGANLTVNSEIESVSHRDVAVFNTTSGMKEQALSSLPENRILPLLAAYQFNFTSKDIDDLVSGGVCVNGKAFDFDLTASPAPAITMKTIKMSWYDTSTNESVDMESFLPEVENWGQGSGLDENTITSMMGMALVWNIGESVVTRLNGAGTIFQDAMEVKSQIKEYGFRYLTPTLKLGIFGVYLFTSIKLVGFGKALWGAIKVTLGASVKAASQAATKTIEALKVAGKVVTFAALVLEAAFAIVGFIALLDNGTSFQATVYLTAMTIYLVILTVLLLAGPIGEVIAAIIMIADAIASIFGYAFSDFIGWLVSLFHKTYQDTTVELNVISTSIDIHDEKENGLNVGDTISFSSLINGTVSKTSHGTWNDVLESYVVPHYAIKVWYLPSQAWSSPVGSYTRKISYFEYPDHKNTTYDTGAWIKPNVGAVNFPIPIRLLADYKIIYTEKKLEWFTWHSYRKSSEGTSATDLDTIYFDILPESINDFANWYPISPLDKDGDGICNSEDPYPWSWDRDGDGLSDKFELDIGTDPGNSDMDGDGLNDRIELIHGTNLTEWDTDGDNLSDYKEINGWSISFNYSNRTFNMSVHSDPLVQDTDGDGVDDQMEYWSSLNPGSKDTDGDGVIDVPKPGYITYVHFEKKWGRYGSGDGQFNEPIAVAVDSEGFVYVADVYNHRIQKFDSNGNFITKWGRHGSGNGEFRTIGDMVVDANRGYVYVSDVYWYDPPYERIQKFTTNGNFVTSWYCNYSYALAVDSDGYVYAPSVLEVNGSALKCIQKFDPSGSLITTSWFESDEVILNGITALTVDLDGNVYVTDGADHVNHGIYKFDSNGTFILKWESEGYPDRLFLWPEGMTVDKKGFVYIANTADNHIQKFDSTGWFITRWGSEGENDGEFKYPSGIAVDANEYVYVSEGAGYGGSGNEPGNRIQKFSQITELQVPGTSNLTDTDGDGLMDINETNGWNVTFTNLTGTFTVHVSSEPFANDTDFEGLADLDEYNIPSNPGDLDTDDDGLNDFVEMMLGTNITHFDTDGDGLDDGTELTFGSDPAKADSDGDGLSDLDEFNYLSNPRNKDTDGDGLNDSEEADFNSSLKNPDSDGDLMFDGEEKNNSADPWDPDSDGDGLQDGYELFYNTSAVNNDTDKDGVFDGEEVENRMDPSNNDTDGDGLDDFRELSNGTNPLDSDTYGNGLNDSEDPYSFAPNVDRIWAAYDPDDDTVQLIENLEKYTNVTVFKPEEIGNYSGKQCILLIGRPGQENNTAGNITRSILNASSPDALARMQESDYERFYVDHDLWNTTQTVVMLSHPYPSDHFRVLEMFKTLSQEIEYPDLVSDFKADAIAEMGSFVRVELKNPVKPTIEMKPYDETNVPHSLTYTLSGNEKAVKYLDINVSENVINESSNNIRQAIIVIYYTAEDLDRTGDGDANDPGDIDEKSIGISWFNESSGEWEKLSTDMDWVNDLGVNTTNDVIYGREYEGSVWANVSHLSLYGLSGNEIKQPPVDPAPHDGHRRIPLITDEESQDENITLEDQEPLQGPENLANETAGTAETGTLPEIWFYLAAAMIILLTGLGAAYVLRKKM